One region of Candidatus Peribacteraceae bacterium genomic DNA includes:
- a CDS encoding DNA translocase FtsK, protein MPRARRKVKRQVLKAEGMELKSTTLAAISGLVQIVLGILLYLALQGSAGTAGEVIRHILTFLFGAWGIIFPIFLVVSGMLRWAAPNRHVEFKRSIGLLLCLLSFLGLMHIGAPLEEIGSRRDELAGAIGFTVSLPFLTFFSRAVGYTALSGAFIAGLIITFEPDLAAFFLWLKDKFTGPKPLPRRPAEYLPGEEDEPEEEPMMERRKRPAETEDEEEDDDLVEKESSVQELNIVRPAFAKANVSGKGGKALKDTFKKKRNDMIEMKDTRFEEWTFPSYDLLEDAMSQLTVKDEDLKKQALRIEEKLKEFEIDVTMKDARPGPTVTQFTLQPAEGVRLSRIAALKDDLALALAAPSLRIEAPIPGKSLVGIEMPNITRSTVHLREILESPSFVQNDSSLTLPLGRDVSGEAVIASLEDMPHLLIAGATGSGKSVCMNTFLTALLYQNAPHELKFILVDPKRVELTPYDGIPHLLTPVITEAERALQALRWAVAELGRRLHRFSEQGARNIEEYNRKQKDEQDMLPRIVVVIDELADLMMRQFRRDTETMIARIAQMARAVGMHLVIATQRPSVDVITGLIKANIPTRIAFRTVSSVDSRTILDGIGAEDLLGQGDMLFMDARTPNPVRIQGIYTSTKEMERVVNAVKIAGGGKITESIGIGDEEGEAANNDEGVTATTATINLDADDNGGDDLFFDAVRVVQDSGKASASLLQRQLKVGYARAARLLDIMEEKGLIGPPDGAKPRKLYVERSNVEG, encoded by the coding sequence ATGCCCAGGGCTCGTCGCAAAGTGAAGCGGCAGGTGTTGAAAGCGGAGGGGATGGAACTGAAATCCACCACGCTCGCTGCCATCAGCGGGTTGGTGCAGATCGTACTCGGCATTCTCCTCTACCTCGCCCTCCAGGGCAGCGCCGGGACGGCGGGGGAAGTGATCCGGCACATCCTCACGTTCCTGTTCGGTGCCTGGGGCATCATCTTCCCCATCTTCCTCGTCGTTTCGGGGATGTTGCGTTGGGCGGCTCCCAACCGCCACGTGGAGTTCAAGCGTTCCATCGGGCTCCTGCTCTGCCTCCTCTCTTTCCTGGGGCTCATGCACATCGGCGCGCCCCTGGAGGAGATCGGTTCGCGGAGGGATGAATTGGCGGGTGCCATCGGCTTTACGGTGAGTCTGCCCTTCCTCACGTTCTTCAGCCGCGCCGTGGGCTATACGGCTTTGAGCGGCGCGTTCATCGCCGGCCTCATCATCACCTTCGAACCCGATCTCGCCGCGTTCTTCCTGTGGCTCAAGGACAAGTTCACGGGCCCCAAGCCGCTGCCGCGACGCCCGGCGGAGTACCTGCCGGGAGAGGAGGACGAACCGGAGGAAGAGCCGATGATGGAGCGGCGCAAGCGTCCGGCGGAGACGGAAGATGAGGAGGAGGATGATGACCTTGTGGAGAAGGAGTCCTCCGTGCAGGAACTAAATATCGTGCGCCCCGCCTTCGCCAAGGCGAACGTTTCCGGCAAGGGAGGCAAGGCGCTCAAGGATACGTTCAAGAAGAAACGGAACGACATGATCGAGATGAAGGACACGCGCTTCGAGGAATGGACCTTCCCCAGCTACGACCTGCTGGAAGACGCCATGAGCCAGCTCACCGTGAAGGACGAGGACCTCAAGAAGCAGGCGTTGCGCATCGAGGAGAAGCTGAAGGAGTTCGAAATCGACGTGACCATGAAGGACGCGCGCCCCGGCCCCACCGTCACGCAGTTCACGCTGCAACCCGCCGAAGGCGTGAGGCTCAGCCGCATCGCCGCGCTCAAGGACGACCTCGCGCTTGCGCTCGCCGCCCCCAGCCTGCGCATCGAAGCGCCCATCCCGGGCAAGTCGCTCGTGGGCATCGAGATGCCCAACATCACGCGGTCCACGGTGCACCTGCGCGAGATACTGGAAAGCCCCTCCTTCGTGCAGAACGATTCGTCGCTCACCCTCCCGCTCGGCAGGGATGTCTCCGGCGAGGCCGTGATCGCCAGCCTGGAAGACATGCCCCACCTCCTCATCGCCGGCGCCACGGGCTCGGGCAAATCGGTGTGCATGAACACCTTCCTCACCGCGCTCCTCTACCAGAACGCCCCGCACGAGCTCAAGTTCATCCTCGTGGACCCCAAGCGCGTGGAGCTCACCCCGTACGACGGCATCCCCCACCTCCTCACGCCCGTGATCACGGAGGCGGAACGCGCCTTGCAGGCACTGCGGTGGGCGGTGGCGGAACTGGGGCGGCGGCTGCACCGCTTCTCGGAACAGGGTGCGCGCAACATCGAGGAGTACAACCGCAAGCAGAAGGACGAGCAGGACATGCTCCCGCGCATCGTGGTGGTGATCGATGAGCTGGCGGACCTGATGATGCGGCAGTTCCGGCGCGACACGGAAACCATGATCGCGCGCATCGCGCAGATGGCCCGCGCCGTTGGCATGCACCTTGTCATCGCCACGCAGCGCCCTTCGGTGGACGTCATCACGGGCCTCATCAAGGCGAACATCCCCACGCGCATCGCCTTCCGCACCGTGAGCTCCGTGGACTCCCGGACCATCCTGGACGGCATCGGCGCGGAGGACCTTTTGGGCCAAGGCGACATGCTCTTCATGGACGCCCGCACGCCCAACCCCGTCCGCATCCAGGGCATCTACACGTCCACGAAGGAAATGGAACGCGTGGTGAACGCGGTGAAGATCGCGGGCGGGGGCAAGATTACGGAATCCATCGGGATCGGCGATGAGGAAGGGGAAGCCGCAAACAACGACGAAGGGGTCACGGCCACCACGGCGACCATCAACCTGGACGCGGATGACAACGGCGGGGACGACCTGTTCTTTGATGCGGTCCGCGTCGTTCAGGACTCGGGCAAGGCCTCCGCCTCGCTGCTCCAACGCCAGCTGAAGGTGGGGTACGCCCGCGCCGCCCGCCTGCTCGACATCATGGAGGAGAAGGGATTGATCGGACCGCCGGACGGCGCAAAGCCGCGGAAGCTGTACGTGGAGCGGTCGAACGTGGAGGGATGA
- a CDS encoding CPBP family intramembrane glutamic endopeptidase, which translates to MKFANTKFFLCLFLPGMAGAVAVVPYAFSTIGVTSLEQPPLPLENLVTIQILMSALVLAAAIWIGRKVSRRVGLGAPYVERLCGVSSPSSLYPQTAPFRTSREVFRSFLFTVAGSVFLGAGVVALAVLLDFVIFGNAFGASLSRGVTPVWQRSLAVLYGGIDEEILMRYFVLSTVAWVLHRAEKRTEGGLSAFGRWTSIVVTALIFGVGHLPFAAEIAVLDWRVIARVLLLNGAAATVFGWIYWRRGLEAAVVAHATSDALLLVALPWAIGRMVAA; encoded by the coding sequence ATGAAGTTCGCCAACACGAAGTTCTTCCTGTGCCTCTTCCTCCCCGGAATGGCGGGCGCCGTTGCCGTGGTGCCGTACGCGTTCTCCACCATCGGCGTCACCAGCCTGGAACAACCGCCGCTCCCGCTGGAGAATCTCGTCACCATCCAAATACTCATGTCCGCCCTTGTGCTTGCGGCGGCCATCTGGATCGGGCGGAAAGTATCCCGACGAGTGGGCTTGGGGGCTCCCTACGTCGAACGGCTCTGCGGGGTCTCCTCGCCCTCTTCCCTCTATCCCCAAACGGCACCGTTCCGTACATCCCGCGAAGTCTTCCGTTCCTTCCTCTTCACGGTGGCCGGCAGCGTCTTTCTGGGGGCGGGGGTGGTGGCGCTTGCGGTCCTCCTGGATTTCGTCATCTTCGGCAACGCGTTCGGGGCCAGCCTTTCGCGCGGGGTCACCCCCGTCTGGCAGCGCAGCCTGGCCGTCCTCTACGGCGGCATTGATGAGGAGATCCTCATGCGCTACTTCGTCCTGTCCACGGTCGCTTGGGTCCTCCATAGGGCGGAGAAACGGACGGAGGGAGGGCTCTCGGCGTTCGGACGGTGGACGAGCATCGTGGTCACCGCCCTCATCTTCGGCGTGGGGCACCTCCCCTTCGCCGCGGAGATCGCGGTGCTGGACTGGCGGGTGATAGCGCGGGTGCTGCTGCTCAACGGCGCGGCGGCGACGGTCTTCGGATGGATCTACTGGAGACGGGGGCTGGAAGCGGCCGTCGTGGCGCACGCGACATCGGATGCCCTCCTCCTCGTGGCGCTTCCCTGGGCGATCGGGAGGATGGTGGCGGCATGA
- a CDS encoding non-canonical purine NTP pyrophosphatase, producing MELLLGTNNRGKMIEIGEVLRSLPVTILTPDAIGIAGDPAETGATFAENATQKALYYFEKAKLPTLADDSGIEVDALRGELGLHTRRWGAGPAASDEEWIRYFLERMKREENKRARFICHLAHVDAEGQVHLFEGTCEGTITDDLEAEYLPGLPISACFKPEGHAKVFSALGVEEKNRASHRGRASQKFADFLRARLQGHHERRS from the coding sequence ATGGAACTCCTTCTGGGTACCAACAACCGCGGCAAGATGATCGAAATCGGCGAGGTTTTGCGCTCCCTCCCCGTAACAATCCTCACACCGGATGCCATCGGCATCGCGGGCGATCCCGCGGAAACGGGTGCGACGTTCGCGGAGAACGCGACGCAGAAGGCTCTCTACTATTTTGAGAAAGCAAAGCTGCCCACGCTCGCGGACGATTCTGGGATCGAGGTGGACGCGCTCCGAGGCGAACTGGGATTGCATACGCGCCGTTGGGGCGCCGGGCCTGCGGCGAGCGACGAGGAGTGGATACGATACTTCCTGGAACGCATGAAGCGCGAGGAGAACAAGCGCGCGCGGTTCATCTGCCACCTCGCACACGTGGATGCGGAGGGACAGGTACACCTCTTCGAAGGAACGTGCGAAGGGACGATCACCGATGACCTGGAGGCGGAGTATCTTCCCGGCCTTCCCATTTCCGCCTGCTTCAAGCCGGAAGGACACGCGAAGGTCTTCTCCGCGCTCGGCGTGGAAGAGAAGAACCGCGCCAGCCACAGGGGACGTGCGTCGCAGAAGTTCGCGGATTTTCTCCGTGCACGTCTGCAAGGACATCACGAACGGCGTTCCTGA
- the dnaG gene encoding DNA primase, which produces MDVTQDIKARLTIEELVGQYCQLKKKGRNFVALCPFHKDAHPSLLVSPDKGIAYCFACQTGGDIFSFYQAIEGVDFRQALKDLGERTGVRVEEHAAPSLKKDEKERIRDVLREALQFYRDRLKATPAVQEYLRKRDVPAEQAEQFELGFAPDSFSATYEHLLKKGFSRKEILAAGLGIQKELKEERIYDRFRNRLMFPIHDAQGQVIAFGGRTLGEDDAKYVNSSEGVLYHKSSVLFGLHHAKEAMRAARSVILVEGYFDLLACHRVGVTNVVATSGTALTEQHVKVLKRTVDTVNLCLDADRAGQDAAERAFFLLSAEALNVRSILLPRKDASELLQEGQEKLKAALTEGGISYLDRVLRQLGAQNLSDAVIRREALRRLLSLLQALPFAVERKDYTAKAAAVFSTTESALEEDLQRTPRTAPAAAVSQQKDGLSFSKTELSLALLFLYPKLRATLLAELIAPEEPFTIAFYEALKQAESLSETSLDMLPLAPEHRERAALLLLFCEENGLAEWSESLAVREIRKNCISANRELLQRKQEDIARLLIAARAAQNVTEEALLQNQYMQIIRLRKTVG; this is translated from the coding sequence ATGGACGTCACCCAGGACATCAAGGCGAGGCTCACGATTGAAGAACTCGTGGGGCAGTACTGCCAACTGAAGAAGAAAGGAAGGAACTTCGTGGCGCTGTGCCCGTTCCACAAGGATGCGCACCCCAGCCTCCTCGTCTCGCCGGACAAAGGGATCGCCTACTGCTTCGCGTGCCAGACGGGCGGGGATATTTTCAGTTTCTACCAAGCCATCGAGGGCGTGGATTTCCGCCAGGCGCTGAAGGACCTGGGGGAGAGGACGGGCGTGCGGGTGGAAGAGCATGCGGCGCCCTCCCTCAAGAAGGACGAGAAGGAGAGGATCCGTGACGTGCTCCGGGAAGCCCTGCAGTTCTACCGTGACCGGTTGAAGGCGACGCCGGCGGTGCAGGAGTACCTGAGGAAGAGGGATGTGCCCGCGGAGCAGGCGGAGCAGTTCGAACTGGGCTTCGCGCCCGACTCGTTCTCGGCCACGTACGAGCACCTCCTCAAGAAGGGGTTCTCCCGCAAGGAAATCCTGGCGGCCGGATTGGGCATTCAGAAGGAACTCAAGGAAGAGCGTATCTACGACCGCTTCCGCAACCGGCTCATGTTTCCCATCCATGATGCGCAGGGGCAGGTGATTGCGTTCGGCGGACGCACGCTGGGCGAGGATGACGCGAAGTACGTCAATTCTTCCGAGGGCGTGCTGTACCACAAATCGTCGGTCCTCTTCGGGCTCCACCATGCCAAGGAAGCCATGCGCGCCGCCCGCAGCGTCATTCTGGTGGAAGGCTACTTCGATCTCCTCGCCTGCCACCGCGTAGGGGTCACGAACGTGGTGGCAACGAGCGGTACGGCGCTCACGGAGCAGCATGTAAAGGTCCTCAAGCGGACGGTGGACACCGTCAACCTGTGCCTGGATGCGGACCGCGCCGGACAGGATGCCGCCGAACGTGCGTTCTTCCTCCTCTCCGCGGAAGCCCTCAATGTCCGTTCCATCCTCCTGCCGCGCAAGGACGCCAGTGAATTGCTCCAGGAAGGCCAAGAGAAGCTCAAGGCGGCGCTCACCGAAGGAGGCATTTCCTACCTGGACCGCGTCCTCCGGCAGTTGGGCGCGCAGAACCTCAGTGATGCCGTCATCCGGCGCGAAGCCCTCCGCCGGCTTCTCAGCCTGCTGCAAGCCCTGCCCTTCGCGGTGGAGCGGAAGGATTACACGGCCAAGGCGGCGGCGGTGTTCTCCACCACGGAGTCCGCGCTGGAGGAAGACCTGCAACGCACGCCGCGCACGGCCCCCGCCGCCGCGGTCTCCCAGCAGAAGGACGGCTTGTCGTTCTCCAAGACGGAACTGTCGCTGGCACTCCTCTTCCTCTACCCCAAACTGCGCGCCACGCTCCTCGCGGAACTCATTGCGCCGGAGGAGCCGTTCACCATCGCGTTCTACGAAGCCCTCAAGCAGGCGGAGAGCCTTTCCGAGACATCGCTTGATATGCTGCCCCTGGCGCCCGAGCACCGCGAACGGGCGGCCCTCCTCCTCCTGTTCTGCGAAGAGAACGGGCTGGCCGAGTGGTCGGAATCGTTGGCAGTGCGCGAAATACGCAAGAATTGCATCAGTGCCAACCGCGAGCTTCTCCAGCGGAAGCAGGAGGATATCGCACGGCTCCTCATCGCCGCGCGCGCGGCGCAGAACGTTACCGAGGAAGCGCTGCTCCAGAACCAGTACATGCAGATCATTCGGCTTAGGAAGACGGTAGGATGA
- the rpoD gene encoding RNA polymerase sigma factor RpoD — protein sequence MASHPRKFIAQPTDDDLKRFPEKVKHLIKKGREQRYVTHQEIIAAVPNAEDNVDMLDEIYTLLVELGIQVIDVKDALIWEKKGKLPTGVAETEEKPEEDLTKIADAPDDADSSDDDDASDEKDEKVEVIDEDMGDDAMKMIAMAGIAVDSDKDLSEEERKKRRREREIDLLEISNDSVRMYLSEIGRVPLIDAKKEVELARRIRKGDAGAKQQLAEANLRLVVSIAKKYIGRGLSFLDLIQEGNIGLFRAVEKFDPERGFKFSTYATWWIRQAITRAIADQARTIRIPVHMVETINKLTHTQRRLVQELGREPTLEELAVEMEMDIKKVAHIQKISQDIISLESPVGSEEDSKLGDFIEDEEAINPFEATNRQLRKENVHAMLEFLTPRERKIIEMRFGLKDGIGHTLEEVGKEFGVTRERIRQIEAKVLQKMRDHPRSLTIREFGGIPKRVGFSQVHSFTQGRPCPHCGKGELVDIIKDGVQIEKCDHCAKEYRE from the coding sequence ATGGCATCTCATCCGCGTAAGTTCATCGCACAGCCCACAGATGATGATTTGAAGCGTTTTCCCGAAAAAGTGAAGCACCTCATCAAGAAGGGAAGGGAGCAGCGCTACGTCACCCACCAGGAGATCATCGCCGCAGTCCCCAACGCAGAGGACAACGTGGACATGCTCGATGAGATTTACACGCTCCTCGTGGAGCTCGGCATTCAGGTGATCGACGTCAAGGACGCGCTCATTTGGGAGAAGAAGGGCAAGCTGCCCACGGGTGTGGCCGAAACGGAGGAGAAACCGGAGGAGGACCTTACGAAGATCGCGGATGCGCCGGACGATGCCGATTCCTCGGACGATGACGACGCTTCCGACGAGAAGGATGAGAAGGTCGAGGTGATCGATGAGGACATGGGGGACGATGCCATGAAGATGATCGCCATGGCGGGGATCGCCGTGGATTCCGACAAGGACCTCTCGGAGGAAGAGCGCAAGAAGCGCCGCCGGGAGAGGGAGATCGACCTGCTGGAGATCTCGAACGACTCCGTACGCATGTACTTGAGCGAGATCGGGCGCGTGCCGCTCATCGACGCCAAGAAGGAAGTGGAACTCGCGCGGCGCATCCGCAAGGGCGATGCCGGGGCCAAGCAGCAGCTGGCGGAAGCCAACCTGCGCCTCGTGGTCTCCATCGCCAAGAAGTACATCGGGCGCGGCCTCTCGTTCCTGGACCTCATCCAGGAGGGGAATATCGGCCTCTTCCGCGCCGTGGAGAAATTCGATCCCGAGCGCGGCTTCAAGTTCTCCACGTACGCCACGTGGTGGATCCGCCAGGCCATCACGCGCGCCATTGCGGACCAGGCGCGGACCATCCGCATCCCCGTGCACATGGTGGAGACCATCAACAAATTGACCCACACGCAGCGCCGCCTTGTCCAGGAGCTGGGCCGCGAGCCCACGCTGGAGGAACTGGCTGTGGAGATGGAGATGGACATCAAGAAGGTGGCACACATCCAGAAGATCAGCCAGGACATCATCTCGCTGGAGTCACCTGTGGGGTCGGAGGAGGACAGCAAGCTCGGCGATTTTATCGAGGACGAGGAAGCGATCAATCCGTTCGAAGCGACCAACCGCCAGCTGCGCAAAGAGAACGTCCACGCCATGCTGGAGTTCCTCACGCCGCGCGAGCGCAAGATCATCGAGATGCGCTTCGGGCTCAAGGACGGCATCGGGCACACGCTGGAGGAAGTGGGAAAGGAATTCGGCGTCACCCGCGAGCGCATACGCCAAATCGAAGCCAAGGTCCTGCAGAAGATGCGCGACCATCCGCGCTCCCTCACGATCCGCGAATTCGGCGGCATCCCCAAGCGCGTCGGCTTCAGCCAAGTGCATTCCTTCACGCAGGGCCGCCCCTGCCCCCACTGCGGCAAGGGGGAGTTGGTGGATATCATCAAGGACGGCGTGCAGATCGAGAAGTGCGACCACTGTGCGAAGGAGTATCGAGAGTAA
- a CDS encoding ATP-dependent DNA helicase, translating to MPALPIKAAPGRGKTKAGNVSATLSVFESEFNKLNKEQRQAVEAIEGPVMVIAGPGTGKTQTLALRVANILRKTQAKPANILCLTFSVSGAVSMRERLRLLIGPDAYGVTVSTLHGFCQSIIGENPALFDEWSALEQISDIERFREVNKIIDGFLPDIALLNPKYPYGRTKEIIGRISEVKREGKTVEELRRVAAEYEQAMAEKSKHGTKAHEKNLLTARKFKEFTEIFERYRQMLQDTGRYDYDDMILYVIQALQREEWLLAGLQERFHYILVDEFQDTNGAQWKLIDLLTRPVSPEDNPNLFVVGDDDQAIYRFQGANLTNILSFRERFPSAAVITLETSYRATQSILDAAGRLIGHNTERLVGRIPGVRKELKAASGEQGTPPVLLRPPSDKAEAWMVMDIVRKRLDEGLRPADIAVIVQTNQELRPLYDVLTGKGIPVRLTGKSDLLHHPLILQAVAILRAIHEPETSSRLADALGAACFRLHPADLAHVFRLRREPPFAKDGKPARLSDVLLSLDQAASPASSVPWREKERLLSVRDLLLDLHNKRHTRTIMETVDRVLHDAGLLAAGRDIHPLDLAALQEFFERARQRMIEMPGVTFDTYLGDLELYLNPDYGLRMMFEIPHLVTEGVQLLTAHQSKGSEFATVILTNFREGHWDKRRHPPSVSLPEDLLFGWEKEQKAYERGQDERRVAYVAMTRAKRELILSCPKELTAGEKAKAVSPSAFFAEAGPLPEEEQGISDPEHAATLLLAPRHDLDAELKDFLTERLKTYALSASALNRFLEDPIQFLRVDLLQVPQLSDYALAYGNAVHWALKQWGLRMRGGAPIGKEEFMGYFRNFLTEREFLKDNQLKLLLHLGEGSLPRYYDQRLMGSAPVIDHVEKSFAARMGDPSAPQREGIPLKGLIDRIDRDHPEGAAGVVIDYKTGRPQSENQIREGDYFRQLQFYTVLLELAYPSLTPRAFILEFIGEREEHPVSRPFVITQEEKDRMKELIRAVWGKITALDFSPL from the coding sequence ATGCCGGCTCTCCCCATCAAAGCCGCGCCGGGGCGCGGGAAGACGAAGGCAGGGAACGTGTCCGCCACGCTCTCCGTGTTCGAGAGCGAGTTCAATAAGCTCAACAAGGAGCAGCGGCAGGCGGTGGAGGCCATCGAGGGGCCGGTGATGGTCATCGCCGGGCCGGGGACGGGGAAGACGCAGACGCTGGCGCTGCGCGTGGCAAACATCCTCCGCAAGACGCAAGCCAAGCCCGCAAACATCCTCTGCCTCACGTTCTCGGTGAGCGGCGCGGTCTCCATGCGGGAGAGGCTCCGGCTCCTCATCGGCCCCGACGCCTACGGCGTGACGGTCTCCACTCTCCATGGGTTCTGCCAGAGCATCATCGGCGAGAATCCGGCGCTTTTCGACGAATGGTCCGCGCTGGAGCAGATCTCGGACATCGAGCGCTTTCGGGAGGTGAACAAGATCATCGACGGGTTTTTGCCGGACATCGCGCTGCTGAACCCCAAGTATCCCTACGGCCGGACGAAGGAGATCATCGGGAGGATCAGCGAGGTCAAGCGCGAGGGGAAGACGGTGGAGGAGCTGCGCAGAGTGGCGGCGGAGTACGAGCAGGCGATGGCGGAGAAGAGCAAGCACGGGACGAAGGCGCATGAGAAGAACCTCCTCACGGCGCGCAAGTTCAAGGAGTTCACGGAGATCTTCGAGCGCTACCGGCAGATGCTCCAGGACACCGGCCGCTACGACTACGACGACATGATCCTGTACGTCATCCAGGCGCTGCAGCGGGAGGAATGGCTCCTGGCGGGGCTCCAGGAGCGCTTCCACTACATCCTGGTGGACGAGTTCCAGGACACGAACGGCGCGCAGTGGAAGCTCATTGATCTCCTCACACGGCCGGTCTCGCCCGAGGACAACCCCAACTTGTTCGTGGTGGGGGACGATGACCAGGCCATCTACCGTTTCCAGGGAGCGAACCTCACGAACATCCTCTCCTTCCGCGAACGGTTCCCCTCCGCCGCCGTCATCACGCTCGAGACCAGTTACCGCGCCACGCAGTCCATCCTCGATGCGGCGGGACGTCTCATCGGCCACAACACGGAGAGGCTCGTGGGGCGCATCCCCGGCGTCCGCAAGGAACTGAAGGCGGCTTCGGGGGAGCAGGGGACTCCGCCGGTGCTCCTGCGTCCCCCCAGCGACAAGGCGGAAGCATGGATGGTCATGGATATCGTCCGGAAGAGGCTGGATGAGGGTCTGCGGCCCGCCGATATCGCGGTGATCGTCCAGACCAACCAGGAGCTGCGTCCCCTGTACGACGTGCTCACGGGGAAGGGGATTCCCGTACGCCTCACGGGCAAATCGGACCTCCTGCACCATCCCCTCATCCTGCAGGCCGTCGCCATCCTGCGCGCCATCCACGAGCCGGAGACGAGCAGCAGGCTTGCCGATGCGCTGGGCGCCGCTTGTTTTCGGCTCCATCCTGCCGACCTGGCGCATGTGTTCCGTCTCCGGCGTGAACCGCCGTTTGCCAAGGATGGGAAGCCCGCACGCCTTTCGGACGTCCTGCTTTCGTTGGACCAGGCGGCGTCGCCCGCATCGTCGGTGCCATGGAGGGAGAAGGAACGTCTCCTTTCCGTGCGTGACCTCCTTCTGGATTTGCACAATAAGAGGCACACACGCACGATCATGGAGACCGTGGATCGCGTCCTGCACGACGCAGGCCTCCTCGCGGCGGGGAGGGATATCCATCCCCTGGACCTCGCCGCCCTCCAGGAGTTCTTCGAGCGCGCGCGGCAGAGGATGATCGAAATGCCGGGCGTGACATTCGATACGTACCTGGGTGACCTGGAGCTGTACCTCAATCCCGACTACGGCTTGCGCATGATGTTCGAGATCCCGCATTTGGTCACGGAAGGCGTCCAGCTCCTCACGGCGCACCAGAGTAAGGGGTCGGAGTTCGCAACCGTCATCCTCACGAACTTCCGCGAAGGGCACTGGGACAAGCGCCGTCATCCTCCCTCCGTTTCCCTGCCGGAAGACCTCCTGTTCGGCTGGGAGAAGGAGCAGAAGGCGTACGAGCGCGGGCAGGATGAAAGGAGAGTCGCTTATGTGGCTATGACAAGGGCGAAGCGCGAATTGATTCTCAGCTGCCCCAAAGAACTTACGGCGGGGGAGAAGGCCAAGGCGGTTTCTCCCTCGGCGTTCTTCGCGGAAGCGGGGCCGCTCCCGGAGGAGGAGCAGGGGATCAGCGACCCCGAGCACGCGGCGACGCTGCTCCTCGCCCCCCGGCACGACCTGGACGCGGAGCTGAAGGACTTTCTCACGGAGCGGCTCAAGACCTACGCGCTCTCCGCCAGCGCCCTCAACCGTTTCTTGGAAGACCCCATTCAGTTCCTGCGGGTGGATCTCCTTCAGGTGCCGCAGCTGAGCGACTATGCGCTGGCCTACGGCAACGCGGTGCACTGGGCGCTCAAGCAGTGGGGCTTGCGCATGCGGGGCGGCGCGCCCATCGGCAAGGAGGAATTCATGGGGTACTTCCGCAATTTCCTCACCGAGCGCGAATTCCTCAAGGACAACCAACTCAAGCTCCTCCTGCACTTGGGTGAAGGTTCCCTGCCGCGCTACTACGACCAACGCCTCATGGGATCGGCGCCCGTCATCGACCACGTGGAGAAATCCTTCGCCGCGCGCATGGGGGATCCGTCGGCACCGCAGCGGGAAGGCATTCCCCTCAAAGGACTCATCGACCGCATCGACCGCGACCATCCCGAAGGGGCGGCGGGCGTTGTCATCGACTACAAGACGGGCAGGCCGCAATCGGAGAACCAAATCAGGGAAGGGGATTACTTCCGCCAGCTGCAGTTCTACACCGTGCTGCTCGAACTGGCGTACCCATCGCTCACGCCGCGCGCGTTCATTCTCGAGTTCATCGGCGAGCGCGAGGAACACCCGGTGAGCCGCCCCTTCGTGATCACGCAGGAAGAGAAGGACCGGATGAAGGAGCTCATCCGGGCGGTGTGGGGGAAGATCACCGCTCTGGATTTTTCTCCCTTGTAG